A genomic segment from Muntiacus reevesi chromosome 15, mMunRee1.1, whole genome shotgun sequence encodes:
- the JAG2 gene encoding protein jagged-2 isoform X1, producing MRARGRGRLPRQLLLLLALCVQAARPMGYFELQLSALRNANGELLSGACCDGGGRTTRAGGCGHDECDTYVRVCLKEYQAKVTPTGPCSYGHGATPVLGGNSFYLPPAGAAGDRARARARAGGDQDPGLVVIPFQFAWPRSFTLIVEAWDWDNDTTPDEELLIDRVSHAGMINPEDRWKSLRFSGHVAHLELQIRVRCDENYYSAGCNKFCRPRNDFFGHYTCDQYGNKACMDGWMGTECKEAVCKQGCNLLHGGCSVPGECRCSYGWQGRFCDECVPYPGCVHGSCVEPWQCTCETNWGGLLCNKDLNYCGSHHPCTNGGTCINAEPDQYRCACPDGYSGKNCERAEHACASNPCANGGSCHEVPSGFECHCPSGWSGPTCALDIDECASNPCAAGGTCVDQVDGFECVCPEQWVGATCQLDANECEGKPCLNAFSCKNLIGGYYCDCLPGWKGANCHINVNDCRGQCQHGGTCKDLVNGYQCVCPRGFGGRHCEHQLDECASNPCHGGLCEDLIDGFRCHCPQGFSGPLCEVDIDFCEPSPCQNGARCYNLEGDYYCACPDDMGGKNCSEPRAPCPGGACRVVDGCGLEAGTRVAGMGPSGVCGPHGHCISQPGGNFSCVCDSGFTGTYCHENIDDCLGQPCRNGGTCIDEVDAFRCFCPSGWEGELCDTNPNDCLPDPCHSRGRCFDLVNDFYCVCDDGWKGKTCHSREFQCDAYTCSNGGTCYDSGDAFRCACPPGWKGSTCTVAKNSSCLPNPCVNGGTCVGSGDSFSCICRDGWEGRTCTHNTNDCNPLPCYNGGVCVDGVNWFRCECAPGFAGPDCRINIDECQSSPCAYGATCVDEINGYRCSCPPGRSGLRCQEVIVFGRSCWSQGVPFPHGSSWVEDCNSCRCLDGRRDCSKVWCGQKPCLLAGRPDALSAQCPPGQRCLEKAPGQCLQPPCAAWGACGAEEPVLPSTPCQPRSGHLDNNCARLTLHFNRDQVPQGTTVGAICSGIRALPATRAVARDRLLVLLCDRPLSEASAVEVAMSFSPARDLPDSSLIQSAAHAIVAAITQRGNSSLLLAVTEVKVETVVVGRSSTGLLVVVLCSVFSVLCLACVAVYVWWTRKRRKERERSRLPREEGPNNQWAPLNPIRNPIERPGGPGGPKDTLFPCKNFTPPPRRVGEALPGPAGGGDDEEDEEPGRGEDESPEAEKFLAHKFTKDPGHSPGRPARWASGPKVDNRAVGGVSAARRASRE from the exons GCTGCAGCTGAGCGCGCTGCGGAACGCCAACGGGGAGCTGCTGAGCGGCGCCTGCTGCGACGGCGGCGGCCGGACGACGCGCGCGGGGGGCTGCGGCCACGACGAGTGCGACACGTACGTGCGCGTGTGCCTCAAGGAGTACCAGGCCAAGGTGACGCCCACGGGGCCCTGCAGCTACGGTCACGGCGCCACGCCCGTGCTGGGCGGCAACTCCTTCTACCTGCCGCCGGCGGGCGCCGCTGGGGACCGCGCGCGGGCGCGGGCCCGGGCCGGCGGCGACCAGGACCCCGGGCTCGTCGTCATCCCGTTCCAGTTCGCCTGGCCG CGCTCCTTCACCCTCATCGTGGAGGCCTGGGACTGGGACAACGACACCACCCCGGATG AGGAGCTGCTGATCGATCGGGTGTCGCACGCGGGCATGATCAACCCCGAGGACCGCTGGAAGAGCCTGCGCTTCAGCGGCCATGTGGCGCACCTGGAGCTGCAGATCCGCGTGCGCTGCGACGAGAACTACTACAGTGCCGGCTGCAACAAGTTCTGCCGGCCCCGCAACGACTTCTTCGGCCACTACACCTGCGACCAGTACGGGAACAAGGCCTGCATGGACGGCTGGATGGGCACGGAGTGCAAGGAGG CCGTGTGTAAACAAGGATGCAACCTGCTCCACGGGGGCTGCTCCGTGCCTGGGGAGTGCAG gtgCAGCTACGGCTGGCAGGGGAGGTTCTGTGACGAGTGCGTCCCGTACCCGGGCTGCGTGCACGGCAGCTGCGTGGAGCCCTGGCAGTGCACCTGTGAGACCAACTGGGGCGGCCTGCTGTGCAACAAAG ACCTGAACTACTGCGGCAGCCACCACCCCTGCACCAACGGGGGCACGTGCATCAATGCAGAGCCCGACCAGTACCGCTGCGCCTGCCCTGACGGCTACTCGGGCAAGAACTGTGAGCGGG CTGAGCACGCCTGCGCCTCCAACCCGTGTGCCAACGGGGGCTCCTGCCACGAGGTTCCCTCGGGCTTCGAGTGCCACTGCCCGTCGGGCTGGAGCGGACCCACCTGTGCGCTGG ACATCGACGAGTGTGCCTCCAACCCGTGTGCGGCGGGGGGCACGTGCGTGGACCAGGTGGACGGCTTTGAGTGCGTGTGTCCGGAGCAGTGGGTGGGGGCCACCTGCCAGTTGG ACGCCAATGAGTGTGAAGGGAAGCCGTGCCTTAATGCTTTTTCTTGCAAAAACCTGATTGGTGGCTATTACTGTGATTGCCTCCCTGGCTGGAAGGGCGCCAACTGCCACATCA ACGTCAACGACTGTCGGGGCCAGTGTCAGCATGGCGGCACCTGCAAG GACCTGGTGAATGGCTACCAGTGCGTGTGTCCACGGGGCTTCGGGGGCCGGCACTGTGAGCACCAGCTGGACGAGTGTGCCAGCAACCCCTGCCACGGTGGCCTCTGCGAGGACCTGATCGACGGTTTCCGCTGCCACTGCCCCCAGGGCTTCTCAGGGCCGCTCTGCGAG GTGGACATCGACTTCTGCGAGCCAAGCCCCTGCCAGAACGGGGCCCGGTGCTACAACCTGGAGGGGGACTACTACTGCGCCTGCCCAGACGACATGGGCGGCAAGAATTGCTCCGAGCCCCGGGCGCCCTGTCCTGGAGGGGCCTGCAGGG TGGTCGATGGCTGCGGGCTCGAGGCGGGGACCAGGGTGGCCGGCATGGGCCCCTCTGGCGTGTGCGGCCCCCACGGACATTGCATCAGCCAGCCCGGGGGCAACTTCTCCTGTGTCTGCGACAGCGGGTTTACGGGCACCTACTGCCACGAGA ACATCGATGACTGCCTGGGCCAGCCGTGCCGCAACGGGGGCACCTGCATCGACGAGGTGGACGCCTTCCGCTGCTTCTGCCCCAGCGGCTGGGAGGGCGAGCTCTGTGACACCA ATCCCAACGACTGCCTCCCCGATCCCTGCCACAGCCGCGGTCGCTGCTTCGACTTGGTCAACGACTTCTACTGCGTGTGCGACGACGGCTGGAAGGGCAAGACGTGCCACTCGC GTGAGTTCCAGTGTGACGCCTACACCTGCAGCAACGGCGGCACGTGCTACGACAGTGGAGACGCCTTCCGCTGCGCCTGCCCCCCGGGCTGGAAGGGCAGCACCTGCACTGTCG CCAAGAACAGCAGCTGCCTACCCAACCCCTGCGTGAATGGGGGCACCTGCGTGGGCAGTGGGGACTCCTTCTCCTGCATCTGCCGGGACGGCTGGGAGGGCCGCACCTGCACCCACA ATACCAACGACTGCAACCCCCTGCCCTg CTACAACGGCGGCGTCTGCGTGGATGGCGTCAACTGGTTCCGCTGCGAGTGTGCGCCTGGCTTTGCGGGTCCCGACTGCCGCATCA ACATCGACGAGTGCCAGTCCTCGCCCTGTGCCTACGGGGCCACGTGTGTGGACGAAATCAACGGTTACCGCTGCAGCTGCCCACCCGGCCGATCCGGCCTGCGGTGCCAGGAGG TGATCGTGTTCGGGAGGTCCTGCTGGTCGCAGGGCGTGCCCTTCCCTCACGGGAGCTCCTGGGTGGAGGACTGCAACAGCTGCCGCTGCCTGGACGGCCGCCGGGACTGCAGCAAG GTGTGGTGCGGCCAGAAGCCCTGCCTGCTGGCTGGCCGGCCGGACGCCCTGAGCGCCCAGTGCCCGCCGGGGCAGCGGTGCCTGGAGAAGGCCCCGGGCCAGTGCCTGCAGCCGCCCTGCGCGGCCTGGGGGGCGTGTGGAGCGGAGGAGCCTGTGCTGCCCAGCACCCCGTGCCAGCCGCGCTCCGGCCACCTAGATAACAACTGTGCCCGCCTCACCCTGCACTTCAACCGCGACCAGGTGCCCCAG GGCACCACCGTGGGCGCCATTTGCTCCGGGATCCGTGCTCTGCCGGCCACGAGGGCCGTGGCCCGGGACCGCCTGCTTGTGCTGCTCTGTGACCGGCCGCTCTCAGAGGCCAGCGCGGTGGAGGTGGCCATG TCCTTCAGCCCGGCCCGAGACCTGCCGGACAGCAGCCTGATCCAGAGCGCGGCGCACGCCATCGTGGCCGCCATCACGCAGCGGGGGAATAGCTCGCTGCTGCTGGCCGTCACCGAGGTCAAGGTGGAGACGGTCGTCGTGGGCAGGTCCTCCACCG GTCTGCTGGTGGTGGTGCTGTGCAGCGTGTTCAGCGTGCTGTGTCTGGCGTGCGTGGCCGTCTATGTGTGGTGGACCCGCAAGCGCAGGAAAGAGCGGGAGAGGAGCCGCCTGCCGCGGGAGGAGGGCCCCAACAACCAGTGGGCCCCGCTCAACCCCATCCGCAACCCCATCGAGCGGCCGGGCGGCCCCGGCGGCCCCAAGGACACGCTGTTCCCCTGCAAGAACTTCACGCCGCCCCCACGCAGGGTGGGCGAGGCGCTGCCCGGGCCGGCGGGCGGTGGGGATGACGAGGAGGACGAGGAGCCGGGCCGTGGGGAGGACGAGTCCCCCGAGGCGGAGAAGTTCCTCGCGCACAAGTTCACCAAAGACCCCGGCCATTCACCTGGGCGGCCGGCCCGCTGGGCCTCGGGCCCCAAGGTGGACAACCGCGCGGTGGGGGGCGTCAGCGCTGCCCGCCGCGCCAGCCGGGAGTAG
- the JAG2 gene encoding protein jagged-2 isoform X2 yields the protein MRARGRGRLPRQLLLLLALCVQAARPMGYFELQLSALRNANGELLSGACCDGGGRTTRAGGCGHDECDTYVRVCLKEYQAKVTPTGPCSYGHGATPVLGGNSFYLPPAGAAGDRARARARAGGDQDPGLVVIPFQFAWPRSFTLIVEAWDWDNDTTPDEELLIDRVSHAGMINPEDRWKSLRFSGHVAHLELQIRVRCDENYYSAGCNKFCRPRNDFFGHYTCDQYGNKACMDGWMGTECKEAVCKQGCNLLHGGCSVPGECRCSYGWQGRFCDECVPYPGCVHGSCVEPWQCTCETNWGGLLCNKDLNYCGSHHPCTNGGTCINAEPDQYRCACPDGYSGKNCERAEHACASNPCANGGSCHEVPSGFECHCPSGWSGPTCALDIDECASNPCAAGGTCVDQVDGFECVCPEQWVGATCQLDVNDCRGQCQHGGTCKDLVNGYQCVCPRGFGGRHCEHQLDECASNPCHGGLCEDLIDGFRCHCPQGFSGPLCEVDIDFCEPSPCQNGARCYNLEGDYYCACPDDMGGKNCSEPRAPCPGGACRVVDGCGLEAGTRVAGMGPSGVCGPHGHCISQPGGNFSCVCDSGFTGTYCHENIDDCLGQPCRNGGTCIDEVDAFRCFCPSGWEGELCDTNPNDCLPDPCHSRGRCFDLVNDFYCVCDDGWKGKTCHSREFQCDAYTCSNGGTCYDSGDAFRCACPPGWKGSTCTVAKNSSCLPNPCVNGGTCVGSGDSFSCICRDGWEGRTCTHNTNDCNPLPCYNGGVCVDGVNWFRCECAPGFAGPDCRINIDECQSSPCAYGATCVDEINGYRCSCPPGRSGLRCQEVIVFGRSCWSQGVPFPHGSSWVEDCNSCRCLDGRRDCSKVWCGQKPCLLAGRPDALSAQCPPGQRCLEKAPGQCLQPPCAAWGACGAEEPVLPSTPCQPRSGHLDNNCARLTLHFNRDQVPQGTTVGAICSGIRALPATRAVARDRLLVLLCDRPLSEASAVEVAMSFSPARDLPDSSLIQSAAHAIVAAITQRGNSSLLLAVTEVKVETVVVGRSSTGLLVVVLCSVFSVLCLACVAVYVWWTRKRRKERERSRLPREEGPNNQWAPLNPIRNPIERPGGPGGPKDTLFPCKNFTPPPRRVGEALPGPAGGGDDEEDEEPGRGEDESPEAEKFLAHKFTKDPGHSPGRPARWASGPKVDNRAVGGVSAARRASRE from the exons GCTGCAGCTGAGCGCGCTGCGGAACGCCAACGGGGAGCTGCTGAGCGGCGCCTGCTGCGACGGCGGCGGCCGGACGACGCGCGCGGGGGGCTGCGGCCACGACGAGTGCGACACGTACGTGCGCGTGTGCCTCAAGGAGTACCAGGCCAAGGTGACGCCCACGGGGCCCTGCAGCTACGGTCACGGCGCCACGCCCGTGCTGGGCGGCAACTCCTTCTACCTGCCGCCGGCGGGCGCCGCTGGGGACCGCGCGCGGGCGCGGGCCCGGGCCGGCGGCGACCAGGACCCCGGGCTCGTCGTCATCCCGTTCCAGTTCGCCTGGCCG CGCTCCTTCACCCTCATCGTGGAGGCCTGGGACTGGGACAACGACACCACCCCGGATG AGGAGCTGCTGATCGATCGGGTGTCGCACGCGGGCATGATCAACCCCGAGGACCGCTGGAAGAGCCTGCGCTTCAGCGGCCATGTGGCGCACCTGGAGCTGCAGATCCGCGTGCGCTGCGACGAGAACTACTACAGTGCCGGCTGCAACAAGTTCTGCCGGCCCCGCAACGACTTCTTCGGCCACTACACCTGCGACCAGTACGGGAACAAGGCCTGCATGGACGGCTGGATGGGCACGGAGTGCAAGGAGG CCGTGTGTAAACAAGGATGCAACCTGCTCCACGGGGGCTGCTCCGTGCCTGGGGAGTGCAG gtgCAGCTACGGCTGGCAGGGGAGGTTCTGTGACGAGTGCGTCCCGTACCCGGGCTGCGTGCACGGCAGCTGCGTGGAGCCCTGGCAGTGCACCTGTGAGACCAACTGGGGCGGCCTGCTGTGCAACAAAG ACCTGAACTACTGCGGCAGCCACCACCCCTGCACCAACGGGGGCACGTGCATCAATGCAGAGCCCGACCAGTACCGCTGCGCCTGCCCTGACGGCTACTCGGGCAAGAACTGTGAGCGGG CTGAGCACGCCTGCGCCTCCAACCCGTGTGCCAACGGGGGCTCCTGCCACGAGGTTCCCTCGGGCTTCGAGTGCCACTGCCCGTCGGGCTGGAGCGGACCCACCTGTGCGCTGG ACATCGACGAGTGTGCCTCCAACCCGTGTGCGGCGGGGGGCACGTGCGTGGACCAGGTGGACGGCTTTGAGTGCGTGTGTCCGGAGCAGTGGGTGGGGGCCACCTGCCAGTTGG ACGTCAACGACTGTCGGGGCCAGTGTCAGCATGGCGGCACCTGCAAG GACCTGGTGAATGGCTACCAGTGCGTGTGTCCACGGGGCTTCGGGGGCCGGCACTGTGAGCACCAGCTGGACGAGTGTGCCAGCAACCCCTGCCACGGTGGCCTCTGCGAGGACCTGATCGACGGTTTCCGCTGCCACTGCCCCCAGGGCTTCTCAGGGCCGCTCTGCGAG GTGGACATCGACTTCTGCGAGCCAAGCCCCTGCCAGAACGGGGCCCGGTGCTACAACCTGGAGGGGGACTACTACTGCGCCTGCCCAGACGACATGGGCGGCAAGAATTGCTCCGAGCCCCGGGCGCCCTGTCCTGGAGGGGCCTGCAGGG TGGTCGATGGCTGCGGGCTCGAGGCGGGGACCAGGGTGGCCGGCATGGGCCCCTCTGGCGTGTGCGGCCCCCACGGACATTGCATCAGCCAGCCCGGGGGCAACTTCTCCTGTGTCTGCGACAGCGGGTTTACGGGCACCTACTGCCACGAGA ACATCGATGACTGCCTGGGCCAGCCGTGCCGCAACGGGGGCACCTGCATCGACGAGGTGGACGCCTTCCGCTGCTTCTGCCCCAGCGGCTGGGAGGGCGAGCTCTGTGACACCA ATCCCAACGACTGCCTCCCCGATCCCTGCCACAGCCGCGGTCGCTGCTTCGACTTGGTCAACGACTTCTACTGCGTGTGCGACGACGGCTGGAAGGGCAAGACGTGCCACTCGC GTGAGTTCCAGTGTGACGCCTACACCTGCAGCAACGGCGGCACGTGCTACGACAGTGGAGACGCCTTCCGCTGCGCCTGCCCCCCGGGCTGGAAGGGCAGCACCTGCACTGTCG CCAAGAACAGCAGCTGCCTACCCAACCCCTGCGTGAATGGGGGCACCTGCGTGGGCAGTGGGGACTCCTTCTCCTGCATCTGCCGGGACGGCTGGGAGGGCCGCACCTGCACCCACA ATACCAACGACTGCAACCCCCTGCCCTg CTACAACGGCGGCGTCTGCGTGGATGGCGTCAACTGGTTCCGCTGCGAGTGTGCGCCTGGCTTTGCGGGTCCCGACTGCCGCATCA ACATCGACGAGTGCCAGTCCTCGCCCTGTGCCTACGGGGCCACGTGTGTGGACGAAATCAACGGTTACCGCTGCAGCTGCCCACCCGGCCGATCCGGCCTGCGGTGCCAGGAGG TGATCGTGTTCGGGAGGTCCTGCTGGTCGCAGGGCGTGCCCTTCCCTCACGGGAGCTCCTGGGTGGAGGACTGCAACAGCTGCCGCTGCCTGGACGGCCGCCGGGACTGCAGCAAG GTGTGGTGCGGCCAGAAGCCCTGCCTGCTGGCTGGCCGGCCGGACGCCCTGAGCGCCCAGTGCCCGCCGGGGCAGCGGTGCCTGGAGAAGGCCCCGGGCCAGTGCCTGCAGCCGCCCTGCGCGGCCTGGGGGGCGTGTGGAGCGGAGGAGCCTGTGCTGCCCAGCACCCCGTGCCAGCCGCGCTCCGGCCACCTAGATAACAACTGTGCCCGCCTCACCCTGCACTTCAACCGCGACCAGGTGCCCCAG GGCACCACCGTGGGCGCCATTTGCTCCGGGATCCGTGCTCTGCCGGCCACGAGGGCCGTGGCCCGGGACCGCCTGCTTGTGCTGCTCTGTGACCGGCCGCTCTCAGAGGCCAGCGCGGTGGAGGTGGCCATG TCCTTCAGCCCGGCCCGAGACCTGCCGGACAGCAGCCTGATCCAGAGCGCGGCGCACGCCATCGTGGCCGCCATCACGCAGCGGGGGAATAGCTCGCTGCTGCTGGCCGTCACCGAGGTCAAGGTGGAGACGGTCGTCGTGGGCAGGTCCTCCACCG GTCTGCTGGTGGTGGTGCTGTGCAGCGTGTTCAGCGTGCTGTGTCTGGCGTGCGTGGCCGTCTATGTGTGGTGGACCCGCAAGCGCAGGAAAGAGCGGGAGAGGAGCCGCCTGCCGCGGGAGGAGGGCCCCAACAACCAGTGGGCCCCGCTCAACCCCATCCGCAACCCCATCGAGCGGCCGGGCGGCCCCGGCGGCCCCAAGGACACGCTGTTCCCCTGCAAGAACTTCACGCCGCCCCCACGCAGGGTGGGCGAGGCGCTGCCCGGGCCGGCGGGCGGTGGGGATGACGAGGAGGACGAGGAGCCGGGCCGTGGGGAGGACGAGTCCCCCGAGGCGGAGAAGTTCCTCGCGCACAAGTTCACCAAAGACCCCGGCCATTCACCTGGGCGGCCGGCCCGCTGGGCCTCGGGCCCCAAGGTGGACAACCGCGCGGTGGGGGGCGTCAGCGCTGCCCGCCGCGCCAGCCGGGAGTAG